A stretch of the Etheostoma spectabile isolate EspeVRDwgs_2016 unplaced genomic scaffold, UIUC_Espe_1.0 scaffold00000203, whole genome shotgun sequence genome encodes the following:
- the LOC116674417 gene encoding uncharacterized protein C1orf146 homolog has product MISAQQHRIRFSDSVESGAFIFPLSGTAFLLVDPQDLLEHFEESGLIQRIKTFVQVHRNSFLLLYAPFNGKKELEILSVIQLRFFGSNLRILPVRNNAEIVKGMLTIAKATSKPHVDSIRDRMSLARAHIIESSPVWEMLRDIL; this is encoded by the exons ATGATTAGCGCGCAGCAGCACCGAATCCGATTTTCAGACAGTGTTGAGTCCGGAGCCTTTATTTTTCCTCTGTCAG GTACGGCATTTCTCTTGGTTGACCCTCAAGACCTCCTAGAGCATTTTGAGGAATCTGGACTTATTCAGAGGATAAAGACATTTGTGCAAGTACACCGGAACAGCTTTCTACTTCTATATGCCCCCTTTAATGGGAAAAAGGAACTGGAAATCTTGTCGGTGATTCAACTGAG ATTCTTTGGCAGCAATCTCAGAATCCTACCTGTGCGAAACAATGCAGAGATTGTCAAAGGAATGTTGACAATTGCCAAG GCCACCAGTAAGCCCCATGTAGACAGTATCCGTGACCGGATGTCTCTGGCTCGGGCTCACATCATTGAAAGCAGTCCTGTGTGGGAGATGCTTAGAGACATTCTATAA
- the LOC116674416 gene encoding LOW QUALITY PROTEIN: glomulin-like (The sequence of the model RefSeq protein was modified relative to this genomic sequence to represent the inferred CDS: inserted 2 bases in 2 codons): QNTPEEDLKPEDYQQFKDFGSACLTEGESAQLLTFXQDEKNQGIVKSMGWVLMAPLVNEAVQKEKSLHHCQAAITHLTRTCSPNKLMPSLLELIEDIDPGAISETILTLVPHLQTVLLQLDDNKAACVGLALTALQKQLSRLPVPYTQQQEEADEYGLCRCYNALAVSMKPFIEEVKRKNENCNTTSEDEELRTELLKFCMRSLREPLLEAELNRDKKSSLWLFATEIMVTLSAIQESLSELLFFSTLKKSTQTDNSQSTESRACLAYLLFVQLITIDSFPAVFSPVFVLQCNMEYINELLSSKNESYLLKGLALYAKSLESVQDNSLPVSLLELKSFYSVPQNLRHLLTDCPMQHLRKSGLQVLQLFINKLDAEAKHKFFRCMFKTSNHAGVESYIXKNIRNQVEISLKPGNANEWFLGEELLSLLELVLYLPQGAETDLLNSMDRIMENLNLLRYLLIKDTELRRTTGVWEELCKLKDEYLKILRVCISISRGYYSAELKALREDQKLKAKEARDAARSTRLGKSITVQHEKVSNMSPQVQHQVLQSALVTFDLMESLIVRIEEITEEKLKIPN, from the exons CAAAATACTCCCGAAGAAGATTTGAAGCCAGAGGACTACCAGCAGTTTAAGGATTTTGGATCTGCCTGTCTCACCGAGGGTGAAAGTGCACAGcttctgacat ttcaggATGAGAAAAACCAG GGGATTGTGAAGTCTATGGGTTGGGTTCTAATGGCACCTCTTGTAAATGAAGCAGTTCAAAAAGAGAAGAGTCTCCATCACTGCCAGGCTGCCATCACACATCTGACCAGG acTTGTAGCCCAAATAAACTCATGCCCAGCTTGCTTGAACTGATTGAAGACATTGATCCAGGGGCCATTTCTGAGACCATCTTAACCCTTGTTCCACATCTTCAGACAG TGCTGCTTCAGCTGGATGACAACAAGGCAGCCTGTGTGGGCTTGGCTCTGACCGCCCTGCAAAAGCAGTTGTCCAGGCTGCCTGTGCCTTATACCCAGCAGCAAGAGGAAGCTGATGAGTATGGTCTGTGTCGCTGCTACAACGCCTTGGCTGTGTCTATGAAGCCATTCATCGAGGAGGTGAAGAGGAAAAATGAAAACTGCAATACCACGTCTGAGGATGAGGAgctgaggactgagcttctcaagtt CTGCATGAGGAGCTTGAGGGAGCCCTTGCTCGAGGCTGAACTGAACCGGGACAAAAAATCATCCCTGTGGCTCTTTGCAACAGAGATAATg GTCACACTATCTGCAATCCAAGAGTCTCTGTCAGAGCTCCTGTTCTTCAGCACTCTGAAAAAAAGCACCCAGACAGACAACAGTCAGTCCACGGAGTCGAGAGCTTGTCTGGCTTATCTACTGTTTGTCCAGCTCATCACCATCGACAGCTTTCCCGCAGTATTCAG TCCTGTATTTGTTCTTCAGTGCAACATGGAATACATCAATGAACTACTCAGTAG CAAAAATGAATCCTACTTGCTCAAAGGACTG GCACTGTATGCAAAGAGCTTGGAGAGTGTGCAGGACAACAGCCTTCCAGTGAGTCTACTGGAACTGAAGAGCTTCTATAGTGTACCACAG AACCTAAGGCACCTTCTTACTGACTGCCCAATGCAGCATTTG AGAAAATCAGGACTACAGGTTTTACAGCTATTTATCAATAAATTAGATGCTGAAGCAAAGCACAAGTTCTTCAG GTGCATGTTTAAAACCAGCAACCATGCAGGAGTAGAGAGttaca ataaaaacatcaggaaTCAAGTTGAAATTTCTCTGAAG CCGGGTAATGCCAATGAGTGGTTCCTTGGTGAGGAGCTTCTCTCCTTGTTGGAATTGGTGTTGTATTTGCCACAAGGTGCTGAGACAGATTTGCTGAACAGTATGGATAG GATAATGGAGAATCTAAATCTTCTTCGCTACCTCCTTATTAAAGACACAGAACTAAGGAGAACT ACAGGTGTGTGGGAAGAGCTGTGCAAGCTCAAAGATGAATACCTAAAAATACTTCGTGTGTGTATCAGCATTTCAAGAGGATACTATTCCGCTGAACTGAAGGCACTGAGGGAAGATCAAAAGCTAAAAGCAAAAG AAGCCAGAGATGCTGCCAGATCCACCAGGTTAGGCAAAAGCATTACAGTGCAGCATGAGAAAGTGTCCAATATGTCCCCACAGGTCCAGCACCAG GTGTTGCAGAGTGCTTTGGTGACATTTGACCTGATGGAGAGTCTTATAGTCCGTATCGAAGAGATTACAGAGGAAAAGCTGAAGATCCCAAACTAA